One Chryseobacterium sp. StRB126 genomic region harbors:
- a CDS encoding LptE family protein yields the protein MNFKIKNISPKQPLRMMVLFVLLGVLNSCYSFTGSSLTDEKTVQINEFPNNASLVNPTLSQQFSTDIQNRFVQRTTLKGTKTNPDILIEGEISDYAITPTTISSNTQTNPAGGVVQQAQNKLTITVKVHYENKVHPDSSFDRTYSDEAAFNSSLSQNEIESSQVKIVTERIINKIFNDIVANW from the coding sequence ATGAATTTTAAAATTAAAAATATCAGTCCGAAACAGCCATTGCGAATGATGGTGCTCTTTGTTTTGCTGGGAGTATTAAACTCATGCTATAGCTTTACCGGATCATCTCTTACAGACGAAAAAACAGTTCAGATCAATGAGTTCCCGAACAATGCATCTCTTGTAAACCCAACATTGTCCCAACAGTTTTCAACAGATATTCAGAACAGGTTTGTACAGAGAACCACTCTGAAAGGAACAAAAACAAATCCTGATATTCTGATAGAAGGAGAAATTTCAGATTATGCCATTACGCCTACTACCATCAGCTCCAATACGCAGACAAACCCTGCCGGGGGAGTGGTACAGCAGGCTCAGAATAAACTTACAATTACTGTAAAAGTACATTATGAAAATAAAGTACATCCAGACTCAAGTTTTGACAGAACGTATTCGGATGAAGCAGCTTTTAACAGTAGCTTATCACAGAATGAGATCGAAAGTTCTCAGGTTAAGATTGTGACAGAAAGAATTATTAATAAGATTTTTAACGACATTGTAGCGAATTGGTAA
- a CDS encoding sigma-54 interaction domain-containing protein, with translation MSNELQNIKNRFGIIGNFPALNRALEKSIQVAPTDISVLVIGESGVGKEFIPKIIHSESRRKHQPYIVVNCGAIPEGTIDSELFGHEKGAFTGATATRKGYFEVADGGTIFLDEVGELPLQTQVRLLRVLESGEFMKVGSSQVQKTNVRIVAATNVNMMKAIHDGRFREDLFYRLNTVQIDMPPLRERKGDIHLLFRKFAIDFAEKYRMPELELEQSAVHYIENYAFPGNVRQLRNLVEQMTVVERNRNITAEKLAEYIPMETHLPMVVNNQNSPKQNDFGSEREIMYKILFDMRNDINDLKSLTSELIKNRGTADLSNHEKNLINRIYTPETQPQINSGSLLYFENNDAPAVQTPTIISSPDDSYEDIEDIEVEENRPESLSLQNNEKDLIIKALEKHKGRRNRAADELGISQRTLYRKIKQYNLED, from the coding sequence ATGAGCAACGAGTTACAAAACATAAAAAACCGCTTCGGAATTATCGGGAACTTTCCGGCACTCAACAGGGCCCTGGAAAAATCGATACAGGTTGCCCCTACAGACATTTCCGTCCTTGTTATCGGAGAAAGTGGAGTAGGGAAAGAATTTATTCCGAAGATCATCCATTCGGAATCCAGAAGAAAGCATCAACCCTATATTGTTGTCAATTGTGGAGCTATTCCGGAAGGAACAATAGACTCAGAATTATTTGGGCACGAAAAAGGGGCTTTTACGGGAGCTACTGCCACCAGAAAAGGATATTTTGAGGTAGCAGACGGCGGAACCATCTTCTTGGATGAGGTAGGAGAACTTCCTTTACAGACGCAGGTTCGTCTTTTAAGAGTACTGGAGAGTGGCGAATTTATGAAAGTAGGATCTTCACAGGTGCAAAAAACCAATGTAAGAATTGTAGCAGCTACTAACGTTAACATGATGAAGGCCATCCATGACGGAAGATTCCGTGAAGACCTGTTTTACCGTTTGAATACCGTTCAGATTGATATGCCGCCTTTAAGAGAAAGAAAAGGAGATATCCATTTGCTGTTCAGAAAATTTGCAATAGATTTTGCAGAAAAATACAGAATGCCTGAACTGGAACTGGAGCAAAGTGCCGTTCATTATATAGAAAATTACGCTTTCCCGGGTAACGTCCGCCAATTAAGGAATCTTGTTGAGCAGATGACCGTTGTGGAAAGAAACAGAAATATCACTGCAGAAAAGCTTGCAGAATATATTCCGATGGAAACCCACCTTCCCATGGTGGTAAATAATCAGAATAGCCCAAAACAAAATGATTTCGGAAGCGAAAGAGAAATCATGTATAAGATCCTCTTCGATATGAGAAACGATATTAATGATTTAAAATCCTTAACTTCGGAATTGATAAAGAACAGAGGAACAGCAGATCTAAGTAATCATGAGAAAAATCTGATTAACAGAATTTATACTCCTGAAACTCAGCCGCAAATAAACTCAGGCTCTTTACTGTATTTTGAGAATAATGACGCGCCGGCAGTACAGACGCCTACCATTATTTCTAGCCCGGATGACAGCTACGAAGATATTGAGGATATTGAAGTAGAAGAAAACAGACCGGAATCACTCTCTCTTCAGAATAATGAAAAGGATTTGATTATCAAAGCACTGGAAAAGCATAAAGGAAGAAGGAACAGAGCTGCAGACGAGCTTGGAATTTCACAGAGAACTTTATATAGAAAAATAAAACAGTATAATCTGGAAGATTAG
- a CDS encoding tetratricopeptide repeat protein encodes MEKFQRYYLSFLLLIVYTNTIAQVNCNAIEGEDCKKACELYNTASDLQGFKASQEGFDKAIELCPDFSSAYMEKAVPYLKNGDFATWKILIDKAVALDPKKHLGYRGWCKFQFLRDYKGAILDLEELKKYYPEDLGRSQNGDYNLDVVKAMSYSALGQKEKATGIIERLLATRGYVKGMFDHYQLGVTYFELGKYDKALENFEKQSKEYNFAENIYFKSKVSKIRNKDYLDLKMLALKTYDEGKTMKDVYTHHFNKVYRQQMEEL; translated from the coding sequence ATGGAAAAGTTTCAGAGGTATTACCTTAGCTTTTTGTTACTTATAGTGTACACCAATACTATTGCACAGGTTAACTGTAACGCAATAGAGGGTGAGGACTGCAAAAAAGCCTGTGAACTTTACAACACAGCTTCAGATTTACAAGGCTTTAAGGCATCTCAGGAAGGCTTTGATAAAGCAATAGAGCTGTGCCCGGATTTCTCCAGTGCTTATATGGAGAAAGCAGTCCCTTATCTCAAAAACGGAGATTTTGCAACCTGGAAAATTCTGATTGATAAAGCCGTTGCTTTAGATCCCAAAAAACATCTGGGGTATAGAGGTTGGTGCAAGTTTCAGTTTTTAAGAGACTATAAAGGAGCTATTCTGGATCTGGAAGAGCTTAAAAAATATTATCCGGAAGACTTAGGAAGGTCGCAGAACGGAGATTATAATCTGGATGTAGTAAAAGCTATGTCCTACAGTGCTTTAGGGCAGAAGGAAAAAGCAACCGGAATTATTGAACGGCTGCTGGCCACAAGAGGATATGTAAAAGGCATGTTCGATCATTACCAGCTTGGCGTCACTTATTTTGAGCTGGGTAAATATGATAAAGCCCTTGAAAATTTTGAAAAACAAAGCAAAGAATACAATTTTGCTGAGAATATATACTTTAAAAGTAAAGTTTCTAAAATTAGAAACAAAGATTATTTGGATTTGAAAATGTTAGCCTTAAAAACGTATGATGAAGGAAAGACTATGAAAGATGTCTATACTCATCATTTTAACAAAGTCTACAGACAGCAGATGGAAGAACTGTAG
- the miaB gene encoding tRNA (N6-isopentenyl adenosine(37)-C2)-methylthiotransferase MiaB encodes MQEKYIDETKQGEAFAIAERPENSKKLFLESYGCQMNFSDSEIVASILNEQGYNTTMKVEEADLILLNTCSIREKAEQTVRMRLSQFKNLKKEKPNMTVGVLGCMAERLKTKFLEEEQLVDLVVGPDAYRDLPNLLKETDDGRDAINVILSKEETYADINPVRLGGNGVTAFVTITRGCDNMCTFCVVPFTRGRERSRDPHSIIDECKDLANNGYKEITLLGQNVDSYLWYGGGPKKDFAKASEMQKATAVNFAQLLDLVAKAVPEMRIRFSTSNPQDMSLDVFKMMAKHDNICKYVHLPVQSGSNNMLEAMNRQHTREEYLELIRKAKEIVPEVAFSQDMIVGFCNETEEDHQDTLSLMREVEYDYGYMFAYSERPGTPAHKKMEDNIPADVKQRRLAEVIALQGELSRMRMESYVGRVHQILIEGTSKKNQNQWKGRNSQNAVCVFDKLEGQQIGDIVDVFVYDNTQGTLLGKITE; translated from the coding sequence GTGCAGGAAAAATATATAGACGAAACAAAACAGGGCGAAGCATTTGCTATTGCCGAAAGACCCGAGAATTCTAAAAAACTGTTTTTAGAAAGCTATGGCTGTCAGATGAACTTCTCGGATTCCGAAATTGTTGCTTCTATTCTTAATGAACAAGGATATAACACAACAATGAAAGTTGAAGAAGCTGATTTGATTCTGTTAAATACCTGTTCTATCCGAGAGAAAGCAGAGCAGACGGTTAGAATGCGTCTTTCCCAGTTCAAAAATCTTAAGAAAGAAAAACCGAACATGACGGTAGGTGTTTTGGGGTGTATGGCGGAAAGATTAAAAACCAAATTCTTAGAAGAAGAGCAATTGGTGGATCTTGTCGTGGGACCAGATGCTTATAGAGATTTGCCAAACCTATTAAAGGAAACAGACGATGGTAGAGATGCCATCAATGTAATTCTTTCCAAAGAAGAAACCTATGCAGATATTAATCCGGTTCGTTTAGGCGGAAACGGAGTTACAGCTTTTGTTACTATAACGAGAGGTTGTGATAACATGTGTACATTCTGCGTAGTCCCATTTACCAGAGGAAGAGAAAGAAGCCGTGATCCACACTCCATTATCGACGAATGTAAAGACCTTGCAAATAACGGTTATAAAGAAATTACTCTTTTAGGACAGAACGTAGACTCTTACCTGTGGTATGGTGGTGGTCCTAAAAAAGACTTTGCCAAAGCATCTGAAATGCAGAAAGCAACAGCCGTTAATTTTGCTCAGTTATTAGATTTGGTTGCTAAGGCAGTTCCGGAAATGAGAATCAGATTCTCTACATCAAATCCTCAGGATATGAGCCTAGATGTATTCAAAATGATGGCAAAGCACGATAACATCTGTAAATATGTACACCTTCCTGTTCAGAGTGGAAGCAACAACATGCTTGAAGCAATGAACAGACAGCATACCCGTGAAGAATATCTTGAACTGATCAGAAAAGCTAAGGAAATTGTTCCTGAAGTAGCCTTCTCTCAGGATATGATTGTTGGATTCTGTAATGAAACAGAAGAAGATCACCAGGATACATTAAGCCTGATGAGAGAAGTGGAATATGATTACGGTTATATGTTCGCTTACTCAGAAAGACCGGGAACTCCGGCTCATAAAAAAATGGAAGATAACATTCCGGCTGATGTAAAGCAGAGACGTCTTGCTGAGGTGATTGCGCTTCAGGGAGAGCTTTCCAGAATGAGAATGGAGTCTTATGTAGGAAGAGTTCATCAGATTTTGATCGAAGGAACTTCCAAAAAGAATCAGAACCAATGGAAAGGAAGAAACTCTCAGAATGCAGTTTGTGTCTTCGATAAGCTTGAAGGGCAGCAAATAGGTGACATTGTGGACGTTTTTGTATATGATAACACCCAAGGCACACTTTTAGGGAAAATCACAGAATAA
- a CDS encoding energy transducer TonB — MKKNIVILFLFFGFIGYSQQSPASKEDVMTSQNAEFPGGDDAFTKEFLQMIHAYIDLKKYAVNGKFVFVFDVNTSGKVENLDVLPKVKNSEMFIDDMKFAIKKVKKKWKPAMKDGQPVISKKIIKINFTSDHFDHGD; from the coding sequence ATGAAAAAAAACATTGTAATCCTGTTCCTGTTCTTTGGGTTTATAGGATATTCACAACAATCACCAGCTTCAAAAGAAGATGTGATGACTTCACAAAATGCAGAATTTCCGGGAGGAGATGATGCTTTTACCAAAGAATTTTTACAGATGATCCATGCCTATATTGATTTGAAAAAATATGCAGTAAACGGAAAATTTGTTTTTGTTTTTGATGTGAATACGAGTGGTAAAGTAGAAAATCTTGATGTATTACCCAAAGTGAAGAATAGCGAGATGTTTATTGATGACATGAAGTTTGCCATTAAAAAAGTAAAGAAGAAATGGAAACCTGCAATGAAGGATGGGCAGCCGGTAATTTCTAAGAAGATTATCAAAATTAACTTTACTTCAGACCATTTTGACCACGGAGATTAA
- a CDS encoding energy transducer TonB, whose translation MRTILLFFALCFAHFSFAQELEDRDDSFIVENNKNLFKIDIKEPFLQVAVKCNDFKPAAFEGGASAYRDILNKYMYTYLNADFYTLSGDFTFTLIIDESGKVKDAVGAPKVLHSEAFFDDMQYVVRRIKRNWKPATCNGQPVKSEMKVKMNFSSLSIDM comes from the coding sequence ATGAGAACGATACTTTTATTTTTTGCCTTATGTTTTGCCCACTTTTCTTTTGCACAGGAGCTTGAAGACAGAGATGATTCCTTTATTGTAGAAAATAATAAAAATCTTTTTAAAATAGATATTAAAGAACCTTTTCTACAAGTTGCTGTAAAGTGTAATGATTTTAAGCCTGCAGCTTTTGAAGGAGGAGCTTCAGCATACAGAGACATTCTTAATAAATATATGTATACCTATTTGAATGCAGATTTCTATACATTGAGCGGAGATTTTACATTTACCTTAATAATCGATGAATCAGGAAAGGTAAAAGATGCTGTTGGGGCACCAAAAGTCTTACACAGTGAAGCTTTCTTTGATGATATGCAATATGTAGTGAGAAGAATTAAAAGAAATTGGAAACCTGCAACTTGCAATGGACAACCGGTAAAATCAGAAATGAAAGTAAAAATGAATTTCTCTTCATTATCAATAGATATGTAA
- a CDS encoding thiamine pyrophosphate-dependent enzyme, giving the protein MAKNIAEQIVEMLENANVKRIYAVTGDSLNHLNVAVKKSSIQWIHVRHEEVGAYAAAAEAELDGFAVCAGSCGPGHVHLINGVYEAHKSHVPMLVIASTIPSDEMGMDYFQETNTIKLFDDCSYYNQMITRPEQVQRTIQTAIQHAISKKGVAVIGLPGDVSELDAQEATTSTQIFRTNPVIRPSDNELNNLATLINESKKVTLYCGIGAAEASAEVIKLSHLLKAPVGYSFRGKMAIQPNNPNEIGLTGLLGFPSAYHAMHEADLVILLGTDFPYQKFMPVKNKIVQIDESPERLGRRAKLELGLTGDIKDTIMALLPLLDEKTDVDFLNEQLAFYDKVKENQLEYVKDSGKEDAIQPEYVAHTLDRLAKKDAIFTVDTGMCCVWGARFITGTGERKMLGSFNHGSMANAMPMAIGASLSHPDKQIIAMCGDGGLSMLLGDMATIFQYKLPVKLIVFNNRTLGMVKLEMEVGGMPDNETDMINPDFALVAQAMGYPGKNVHQPEEVENAIKECLEHNGPYLLNIFTNPNALALPPKIELDQVLGMTKSMAQLMLGGKMDEVLETVKSNYKHIKGLL; this is encoded by the coding sequence ATGGCTAAAAATATAGCAGAGCAAATTGTTGAAATGCTCGAAAATGCCAATGTGAAAAGAATTTATGCAGTAACAGGAGACAGCCTCAATCACCTAAATGTTGCGGTGAAGAAAAGCAGCATTCAATGGATACATGTACGGCATGAAGAAGTAGGAGCTTATGCCGCCGCCGCAGAAGCCGAGCTTGATGGCTTTGCCGTATGTGCAGGAAGCTGTGGCCCGGGACACGTTCATTTGATTAATGGAGTATATGAAGCACACAAATCTCATGTTCCAATGCTGGTGATTGCTTCTACGATTCCCAGTGACGAAATGGGAATGGATTACTTTCAGGAGACCAATACCATAAAGCTCTTTGATGATTGCAGTTATTATAATCAAATGATTACACGTCCCGAGCAGGTACAGAGAACCATTCAAACAGCTATTCAGCACGCTATTTCCAAAAAAGGAGTAGCAGTAATCGGTCTTCCGGGTGATGTTTCAGAACTTGATGCACAGGAAGCAACAACTTCCACCCAGATTTTTAGAACCAATCCTGTAATAAGACCATCAGATAATGAACTGAATAATCTGGCAACACTCATCAATGAAAGTAAAAAAGTAACCCTTTACTGTGGGATAGGAGCTGCTGAAGCCAGTGCTGAGGTAATAAAGTTATCTCATTTATTAAAAGCTCCTGTTGGCTATTCATTCCGGGGAAAAATGGCCATTCAGCCTAATAATCCTAATGAGATCGGGCTTACTGGTTTACTAGGTTTTCCCTCTGCCTATCATGCAATGCACGAAGCCGATCTTGTCATCCTTCTGGGAACCGATTTTCCTTATCAGAAATTTATGCCTGTAAAAAATAAAATTGTTCAGATTGATGAAAGTCCGGAAAGGCTGGGAAGAAGAGCAAAACTTGAATTAGGTCTTACAGGAGATATTAAAGACACCATTATGGCCTTGCTTCCTCTGCTGGATGAGAAAACAGATGTAGACTTTCTCAATGAGCAGCTGGCCTTTTATGATAAAGTAAAAGAAAATCAACTGGAATATGTGAAGGACTCGGGAAAAGAAGATGCTATTCAGCCGGAGTATGTTGCCCATACGTTGGATAGGTTAGCTAAAAAAGATGCCATATTTACTGTAGATACCGGGATGTGCTGCGTTTGGGGAGCAAGATTTATTACTGGAACCGGAGAACGAAAGATGCTGGGATCCTTTAACCACGGATCAATGGCCAACGCTATGCCTATGGCTATTGGGGCTTCTTTATCACATCCGGATAAGCAGATTATTGCCATGTGTGGGGATGGTGGCTTATCCATGTTGTTAGGAGACATGGCTACCATTTTCCAATATAAGCTTCCTGTAAAGCTGATTGTATTCAATAACAGAACCCTGGGAATGGTAAAACTGGAAATGGAAGTAGGAGGAATGCCAGATAATGAAACAGATATGATTAACCCGGATTTTGCATTAGTGGCCCAGGCCATGGGGTATCCCGGAAAAAATGTACATCAACCTGAAGAAGTAGAAAATGCCATTAAAGAATGCCTGGAGCATAACGGACCTTATCTTCTCAATATCTTTACCAATCCTAATGCATTGGCTCTTCCTCCAAAAATTGAACTGGATCAGGTGTTGGGAATGACCAAATCTATGGCTCAGTTAATGCTGGGTGGAAAAATGGATGAGGTGCTAGAAACCGTTAAAAGTAATTATAAACACATTAAAGGCTTGTTATAA
- the lysA gene encoding diaminopimelate decarboxylase: MNSQELLKIANEFGTPVYVYDAESIKVQYEKLTSSFLKHTKFFYAAKALTNINILKYVKKLGASLDCVSINEVKLGLKAGFPKEKILFTPNCVDLAEIEEAMTFGVHINIDNISILEQFGNKYGNSYPIFVRINPHIFAGGNYKISTGHIDSKFGISIHQLRHIERVMKSTNLNVEGLHMHTGSEIKDPEVFLQALDIMLELSEHFPNLKYLDMGSGFKIPYQDSEEETDVKTLGRKVEKVLGEFAKTTGRKFELWFEPGKFLVGKSGYLLVKANVIKQTTATVFVGVNSGFNHLIRPMFYDSYHAIENLSNPKGAERIYTVVGNICETDTFAWDRKLHEVREGDILAFHNAGAYGFEMSSNFNSRLKPAEVLFLDGKAHLIRKRDEFEDLLRNQIEVVI; this comes from the coding sequence ATGAATTCACAAGAATTATTAAAGATCGCCAATGAGTTTGGCACACCAGTGTACGTTTACGATGCTGAATCCATCAAAGTTCAATACGAAAAACTTACATCTTCTTTTTTAAAACATACTAAGTTCTTCTATGCAGCGAAGGCGTTGACAAACATCAATATCCTTAAATATGTCAAGAAGCTGGGTGCATCTTTGGATTGTGTATCTATTAATGAAGTCAAATTAGGATTAAAGGCAGGATTTCCAAAAGAAAAAATATTATTTACGCCCAATTGTGTTGACTTAGCTGAAATAGAGGAAGCAATGACATTCGGAGTTCATATTAACATTGATAACATTTCCATTCTTGAGCAATTCGGAAATAAATACGGAAATTCTTATCCTATTTTTGTTAGAATCAACCCACATATCTTTGCTGGAGGGAACTATAAAATTTCAACAGGTCACATCGACAGTAAGTTTGGAATTTCTATTCATCAGCTTCGTCATATTGAAAGAGTGATGAAGAGTACCAACCTTAATGTTGAAGGGCTTCATATGCATACAGGAAGTGAGATTAAAGATCCTGAGGTTTTTCTTCAGGCACTGGATATCATGCTTGAACTTTCTGAGCATTTTCCTAACCTGAAATATCTGGATATGGGAAGTGGTTTCAAAATTCCTTATCAGGATAGTGAAGAAGAAACTGATGTTAAAACATTAGGAAGAAAAGTAGAAAAAGTTTTAGGTGAGTTTGCAAAAACAACGGGTAGAAAATTCGAACTATGGTTCGAACCGGGAAAATTCTTAGTAGGAAAAAGCGGATATCTATTAGTAAAAGCTAATGTAATCAAACAAACTACGGCTACCGTTTTTGTTGGGGTAAATTCAGGATTTAACCACCTGATTCGTCCAATGTTCTACGATTCTTACCACGCTATTGAAAATCTATCCAATCCAAAAGGAGCAGAAAGAATTTATACTGTGGTAGGAAACATCTGCGAGACAGATACCTTTGCATGGGATAGAAAATTACATGAAGTAAGAGAGGGGGATATTCTTGCATTCCACAATGCAGGAGCTTATGGTTTTGAAATGAGTTCAAACTTCAATTCAAGATTAAAGCCCGCTGAGGTTCTATTCCTTGATGGAAAAGCTCATCTGATCCGTAAAAGAGATGAATTTGAAGACTTACTAAGAAACCAGATTGAAGTGGTTATCTAG